A single region of the Oncorhynchus kisutch isolate 150728-3 linkage group LG30, Okis_V2, whole genome shotgun sequence genome encodes:
- the LOC109874812 gene encoding zinc finger protein 782-like isoform X2 yields the protein MLSERSSYPVKIVLNKQRSNSQWGEDNMAVEEDSHLHPTDVEQRVETEPILIKDEETAEDVWKTDPQEELRITGEESGSKPGKPPSFEQRHCDEDFITQPNISPRDSVEHYPNSDRPEEPGTPRLSSTKVFSTEQHRPDEDSLDLVMVKDEKEEELDQTTTLAGPDQFVMDDNDGQLWTSVGPGRNTDPDGHPDFSFHSTEEYSQNISIFPSHSGLPSIPTMTNEVGPPLHSSIWKPHANMFSAAKHIKRHIRTSADENRQQMPEGQSSETLNSNNVGNSLALQSRQHQYRASEATVRLSECMTGSNMATTSTFSGYSLSHSSFNMVKRMRTQWRSGGTTERRFSCTFCGKSFQRLCQLKVHLRSHTGEKPYTCDQCGRSFTQQCNLIRHAMVHSGEKPYECTQCGKCFTRRSKMTSHQRTHIGESPVSQYVIPAYPGDPHTSLM from the exons ATGTTATCAGAGAGATCTTCATATCCAGTCAAGATTGTTTTGAACAAGCAGAGGAGTAACTCACAGTGGGGAGAAGACAATATGGCAGTTGAAGAGGACTCTCATCTCCAT CCTACAGATGTGGAGCAGAGAGTGGAGACTGAACCCATACTGATCAAAGATGAGGAGACCGCAGAGGACGTGTGGAAGACTGACCCTCAGGAAGAGCTCAGGATTACTGGAGAGG AGTCTGGTTCCAAGCCTGGGAAACCACCATCCTTTGAGCAACGACACTGTGATGAGGACTTCATCACACAACCCAATATATCTCCCAGAGACTCCGTGGAACATTACCCCAATTCTGATCGTCCAGAGGAACCAGGAACACCCCGGCTCTCATCTACAAAGGTGTTCAGCACAGAGCAGCACCGGCCAGACGAGGACTCACTAGACCTAGTGATGGTGAAagatgagaaagaggaggagCTGGATCAGACCACAACCCTGGCAGGACCTGACCAGTTTGTCATGGATGACAATGATGGGCAGCTGTGGACCTCTGTGGGTCCAGGCAGAAACACTGACCCTGATGGCCACCCAGATTTCTCCTTTCATTCCACAGAAGAGTACTCTCAGAATATCTCAATTTTCCCATCTCATAGTGGGCTGCCATCCATTCCTACGATGACCAATGAAGTGGGGCCACCGCTTCACTCTTctatatggaaaccacatgctAATATGTTCAGTGCAGCAAAACACATTAAAAGACATATCAGGACATCGGCTGATGAGAATAGACAACAGATGCCAGAGGGACAGAGTAGCGAGACGCTGAACTCAAATAATGTAGGTAATAGTTTAGCTCTACAGTCAAGGCAGCATCAATACAGGGCTTCAGAAGCAACAGTGAGATTGAGTGAGTGCATGACAGGGTCAAACATGGCCACCACCTCCACCTTCTCTGGATACAGCCTGAGTCACAGTAGTTTTAACATGGTGAAGAGAATGAGGACTCAGTGGAGGTCGGGCGGCACCACCGAGAGGCGTTTCAGCTGCACCTTTTGTGGGAAGAGCTTCCAGCGTCTCTGCCAGCTCAAAGTACATCTCCGGAGTCACACCGGAGAGAAACCGTACACCTGTGATCAGTGTGGCAGGAGTTTTACCCAGCAGTGCAACCTGATCAGACATGCTATGGTCCACAGCGGGGAGAAGCCCTACGAGTGCACACAGTGTGGGAAGTGCTTCACCCGGCGCTCCAAAATGACATCACATCAGAGAACTCACATAGGAGAGAGTCCAGTGTCTCAATACGTGATACCTGCATACCCTGGGGATCCACACACAAGTTTAATGTAG
- the LOC109874812 gene encoding zinc finger protein 782-like isoform X1, translating to MASCNFQAQLVSILEVLAKAAVAEISNRVDDSCAVIRLEMTQSQRDIDVLKKKCQMMESELKKTRGRVRRKGFYPMLSERSSYPVKIVLNKQRSNSQWGEDNMAVEEDSHLHPTDVEQRVETEPILIKDEETAEDVWKTDPQEELRITGEESGSKPGKPPSFEQRHCDEDFITQPNISPRDSVEHYPNSDRPEEPGTPRLSSTKVFSTEQHRPDEDSLDLVMVKDEKEEELDQTTTLAGPDQFVMDDNDGQLWTSVGPGRNTDPDGHPDFSFHSTEEYSQNISIFPSHSGLPSIPTMTNEVGPPLHSSIWKPHANMFSAAKHIKRHIRTSADENRQQMPEGQSSETLNSNNVGNSLALQSRQHQYRASEATVRLSECMTGSNMATTSTFSGYSLSHSSFNMVKRMRTQWRSGGTTERRFSCTFCGKSFQRLCQLKVHLRSHTGEKPYTCDQCGRSFTQQCNLIRHAMVHSGEKPYECTQCGKCFTRRSKMTSHQRTHIGESPVSQYVIPAYPGDPHTSLM from the exons ATGGCCAGCTGCAATTTTCAGGCGCAGTTGGTATCCATTCTTGAGGTATTGGCTAAAGCAGCTGTAGCAGAAATAAGCAATCGTGTAGATGATAGCTGTGCTGTTATACGTTTGGAAATGACCCAAAGCCAGCGTGATATTGATGTACTGAAAAAGAAGTGTCAAATGATGGAGAGCGAGCTGAAGAAGACACGAGGACGAGTCAGGAGAAAAG GTTTTTACCCCATGTTATCAGAGAGATCTTCATATCCAGTCAAGATTGTTTTGAACAAGCAGAGGAGTAACTCACAGTGGGGAGAAGACAATATGGCAGTTGAAGAGGACTCTCATCTCCAT CCTACAGATGTGGAGCAGAGAGTGGAGACTGAACCCATACTGATCAAAGATGAGGAGACCGCAGAGGACGTGTGGAAGACTGACCCTCAGGAAGAGCTCAGGATTACTGGAGAGG AGTCTGGTTCCAAGCCTGGGAAACCACCATCCTTTGAGCAACGACACTGTGATGAGGACTTCATCACACAACCCAATATATCTCCCAGAGACTCCGTGGAACATTACCCCAATTCTGATCGTCCAGAGGAACCAGGAACACCCCGGCTCTCATCTACAAAGGTGTTCAGCACAGAGCAGCACCGGCCAGACGAGGACTCACTAGACCTAGTGATGGTGAAagatgagaaagaggaggagCTGGATCAGACCACAACCCTGGCAGGACCTGACCAGTTTGTCATGGATGACAATGATGGGCAGCTGTGGACCTCTGTGGGTCCAGGCAGAAACACTGACCCTGATGGCCACCCAGATTTCTCCTTTCATTCCACAGAAGAGTACTCTCAGAATATCTCAATTTTCCCATCTCATAGTGGGCTGCCATCCATTCCTACGATGACCAATGAAGTGGGGCCACCGCTTCACTCTTctatatggaaaccacatgctAATATGTTCAGTGCAGCAAAACACATTAAAAGACATATCAGGACATCGGCTGATGAGAATAGACAACAGATGCCAGAGGGACAGAGTAGCGAGACGCTGAACTCAAATAATGTAGGTAATAGTTTAGCTCTACAGTCAAGGCAGCATCAATACAGGGCTTCAGAAGCAACAGTGAGATTGAGTGAGTGCATGACAGGGTCAAACATGGCCACCACCTCCACCTTCTCTGGATACAGCCTGAGTCACAGTAGTTTTAACATGGTGAAGAGAATGAGGACTCAGTGGAGGTCGGGCGGCACCACCGAGAGGCGTTTCAGCTGCACCTTTTGTGGGAAGAGCTTCCAGCGTCTCTGCCAGCTCAAAGTACATCTCCGGAGTCACACCGGAGAGAAACCGTACACCTGTGATCAGTGTGGCAGGAGTTTTACCCAGCAGTGCAACCTGATCAGACATGCTATGGTCCACAGCGGGGAGAAGCCCTACGAGTGCACACAGTGTGGGAAGTGCTTCACCCGGCGCTCCAAAATGACATCACATCAGAGAACTCACATAGGAGAGAGTCCAGTGTCTCAATACGTGATACCTGCATACCCTGGGGATCCACACACAAGTTTAATGTAG